The Triticum dicoccoides isolate Atlit2015 ecotype Zavitan chromosome 6A, WEW_v2.0, whole genome shotgun sequence genome has a window encoding:
- the LOC119318663 gene encoding putative disease resistance RPP13-like protein 1 → MDAMDDPTLEPAIGWLSDTILANLAAGGKLSSWIRQAGLGNDVEELRSEVEAVEMVVSAVQGRAAGNKPLARSLAAVKLLLYDADDVVDEIDGHRLQQELMCDTRNGTSVLRNHLKSKSCTKKRGPTDPSSSTANATTLIPMPVATGSRKRMRTGQESTNVAAANPNRWNKDTFPERIQDITSQLQVKREAITKLLKILGPDSGGASSNHCQSTSSDPRRRTSSLIQGKVYGRAAEKSSIKKWIEEHKSTAGVTVLPIVGIGGVGKTALAQVVYNDPALESEFDHKIWIWVPNNFDEMRLTREMLDCVSPETHDCICSFPKLQEVLKGHIKSKRILLILDDVWEGMDDGRWNKLLAPFNSNGANGNMIILTTRKPFVAKKRGTTGPIYLHGLKNDDFWLLFKACAFGYENYEEQASLSNIGQKIAQNLKGNPLAAQTAGSLLRDQLTVDHWSNILKTEDWKSLQHVGGIMSALKLSYDDLPYPVQQCFSYCSIFPYNYQFTAEKLVCLWISQGFLKRDHSSSSLEEMGQYYLTDLVNLGLFEQVKSQTYYTMCGLMHDFTRLVSRTECGALDGLQHNDIFLTVRHLSIVTNFVYRRDGQSGNIPRSEKFQFFLQNIVTSVKKLRTLVLIGKYDSFFFNAFQDVFEKSHNLRLLQMSATSIDFKSFLCSLVNPTRLRYLKLEDDNAEQQPLPHVLSKFFHLQVLDVAFFMSLHTVHLEDCGEGGVLSSLEMLRFLKRLKLRNMRSATKVSFPSLEELVLYKMSDLQTCYCTSVDDMKSSLRLLEIQSCPVLEVFDLFQKGHNYKIEYKSWLPNLRKLIMRNCPHLQVQTPLPPSAIFSKLSINEVSPIMTMEGSSTEKLEISGYNLLCDTFDDKILAFHNLKDIKYLEILNCESLTSISFKGLSQLISLKSLKIVHCREFFSSDDVPKHTHDDMITANDDILLALESLHIIRCGITGKWLSLMLLHSPTLEDLYLYDCPRLKQLKIEEAFEASSSGYLYGAPSGYADGVVHIPLNLRKIKIGGCPHLIFDGSRGGFAGFTSFSQVENGRCLLPQSVEHLDWSDYPRKALRPCFVGNFTCLRKLQVTSKSLEYLQLDSCTALEELEIDGCDQLITLEGKQSLGMLRSLKLSFNSRFKSLWLHSCTSLERLEIWSCGSLVTLEGLQSLVNLKHLEIRTVKSYDSVEGIPSHSYELFFPTLESLEIDELSPLNMSFCKGLTCLRSLTLTWLDATRLTDEQERALLLLRSLQELCFHACTHLIHLPTGLRGLPSLKTSKIISCEDISGLPNEGLPPLLEELVINGCSVELSEQCRLLATSKLEVKIDGDYVN, encoded by the exons ATGGACGCCATGGATGACCCCACCCTGGAGCCTGCGATTGGCTGGCTTTCCGATACCATCCTTGCAAATCTCGCAGCCGGCGGCAAGCTGAGTTCATGGATCCGCCAAGCTGGCCTCGGCAACGATGTTGAGGAGCTCAGGTCCGAGGTCGAGGCAGTGGAAATGGTGGTTTCTGCCGTGCAGGGGAGGGCAGCCGGGAATAAGCCGCTGGCCAGATCTCTCGCAGCCGTCAAGTTGCTGCTCTACGATGCCGACGACGTGGTCGACGAGATCGacggccacaggctccagcaggagCTTATGTGCGATACCAGAAATGGGACATCAGTTTTGCGCAATCATCTCAAGAGCAAAAGTTGTACCAAGAAACGTGGACCAACTGACCCTTCTTCAAG CACCGCCAATGCTACTACATTAATTCCCATGCCTGTTGCAACTGGCAGCAGAAAAAGGATGAGAACTGGTCAGGAGTCAACAAACGTTGCCGCAGCTAACCCAAACAGGTGGAACAAGGACACATTTCCCGAAAGGATACAAGACATCACTAGTCAGCTGCAAGTCAAACGAGAGGCGATCACAAAGCTTCTCAAGATACTTGGGCCAGACTCAGGTGGTGCAAGTTCAAATCACTGTCAGAGTACAAGCTCAGATCCACGCCGAAGAACATCAAGTCTTATTCAAGGGAAAGTGTATGGGAGAGCTGCAGAGAAGAGTTCCATCAAAAAGTGGATCGAAGAACACAAATCAACTGCCGGTGTAACTGTTTTGCCTATTGTAGGCATAGGAGGAGTTGGGAAAACAGCTCTTGCTCAGGTTGTGTACAATGATCCAGCTTTGGAAAGTGAATTTGATCACAAGATATGGATTTGGGTGCCGAACAATTTTGATGAAATGAGACTCACGAGGGAGATGTTAGATTGTGTCTCCCCAGAAACGCATGATTGCATATGCAGCTTTCCCAAGCTTCAAGAGGTCTTGAAGGGTCATATTAAATCAAAGAGGATTCTACTTATTTTAGATGATGTCTGGGAAGGCATGGATGACGGCCGATGGAACAAATTGTTGGCTCCTTTCAATTCTAATGGTGCAAATGGCAATATGATTATTCTGACAACTAGAAAACCGTTTGTTGCGAAAAAGAGAGGTACAACTGGACCAATTTACTTACATGGTTTGAAAAATGATGATTTCTGGCTATTGTTTAAGGCATGTGCATTTGGTTATGAGAATTACGAAGAGCAAGCAAGTCTAAGTAACATAGGACAGAAAATAGCACAAAACTTAAAAGGAAACCCATTAGCAGCACAAACTGCTGGGTCACTATTAAGAGATCAACTTACTGTGGATCATTGGAGTAACATTTTGAAGACAGAAGATTGGAAATCCTTGCAACACGTTGGTGGCATCATGTCTGCTTTGAAGCTTTCCTACGATGACCTACCATACCCTGTACAACAATGTTTCTCATATTGTTCCATATTCCCCTACAACTATCAATTTACTGCTGAGAAACTAGTTTGTCTTTGGATTTCACAAGGATTTTTGAAGCGTGATCATTCAAGCAGCAGTTTGGAGGAGATGGGACAGTACTATCTGACTGATTTGGTGAACCTGGGATTGTTTGAGCAGGTTAAAAGTCAAACTTACTACACTATGTGTGGCCTGATGCATGATTTTACACGGCTAGTTTCAAGAACTGAGTGTGGAGCTTTGGATGGTTTGCAGCACAATGACATTTTCCTAACTGTACGCCATTTATCTATAGTAACCAATTTTGTATACCGGAGGGATGGCCAGAGTGGGAACATACCTCGTAGTGAGAAGTTTCAATTTTTCTTGCAAAATATAGTCACATCCGTGAAAAAGTTGAGGACATTGGTGTTGATTGGGAAATATGACTCCTTTTTCTTCAACGCATTCCAAGatgtgtttgaaaaatcacataatCTGCGTCTGCTGCAAATGTCTGCAACATCTATTGATTTTAAATCGTTCTTATGTAGCTTGGTAAATCCTACACGTCTCCGGTATCTAAAACTTGAGGATGATAATGCTGAGCAACAGCCTTTGCCTCATGTTTTGAGCAAGTTTTTCCATCTTCAGGTATTGGATGTTGCTTTCTTTATGTCATTGCATACAGTTCATCTAGAGGATTGCGGAGAAGGGGGGGTACTTTCATCTCTGGAAATGCTTCGGTTTCTTAAAAGGTTGAAGTTGAGAAACATGCGGAGTGCAACAAAAGTATCGTTTCCATCATTGGAGGAGCTTGTTTTATATAAAATGTCAGATTTACAAACATGTTACTGTACTTCCGTGGATGATATGAAATCTAGTTTAAGGCTCCTGGAGATACAGAGTTGCCCTGTACTTGAGGTGTTTGATCTATTTCAGAAAGGTCATAACTACAAAATTGAGTATAAGTCATGGTTGCCCAATCTGAGGAAACTCATTATGCGCAATTGTCCTCATCTGCAAGTACAGACCCCCCTTCCGCCTTCAGCCATATTTTCTAAACTATCAATTAACGAGGTTTCACCAATTATGACAATGGAGGGATCTTCCACGGAAAAATTAGAGATTAGCGGATATAACCTTTTGTGTGATACATTCGATGACAAAATTTTGGCATTCCATAATCTTAAGGATATCAAATACTTGGAGATATTGAATTGTGAAAGCCTAACATCCATTTCATTCAAAGGCTTAAGTCAGCTCATCTCCTTAAAGAGTTTGAAAATAGTGCATTGCAGAGAATTTTTCTCTTCGGATGATGTGCCAAAGCATACCCATGACGACATGATAACTGCAAATGATGATATTCTCCTGGCTCTAGAAAGTCTTCATATTATAAGATGTGGAATAACGGGGAAGTGGCTATCTCTGATGCTGCTTCATTCGCCGACCCTGGAGGACTTGTATTTATATGATTGTCCGCGGTTGAAACAGTTGAAGATAGAAGAGGCTTTCGAGGCTTCGTCATCAGGGTATCTATATGGTGCGCCATCAGGATATGCAGATGGAGTCGTGCACATTCCATTGAATCTCAGAAAGATAAAAATTGGTGGATGCCCTCATCTAATATTTGATGGGAGTAGGGGAGGCTTTGCTGGATTTACCTCCTTCTCACAGGTAGAGAATGGAAGATGTCTCCTCCCGCAATCAGTTGAACATCTTGATTGGTCTGATTATCCCCGAAAAGCTCTGCGGCCCTGCTTTGTGGGTAATTTCACCTGTCTCAGAAAGTTACAAGTAACCAGCAAAAGTTTGGAATATCTACAGCTGGATTCCTGTACGGCCTTGGAAGAATTGGAAATTGACGGTTGCGATCAGCTCATCACATTAGAGGGCAAGCAATCGCTTGGAATGCTCAGGTCTTTGAAATTATCTTTTAACTCAAGATTCAAATCTCTATGGCTGCATTCGTGCACGTCGCTGGAACGTTTGGAAATTTGGTCCTGCGGTTCACTCGTCACACTAGAGGGCTTGCAATCCCTCGTGAACCTCAAGCATCTGGAAATACGCACAGTGAAGAGTTACGATTCAGTTGAGGGAATTCCAAGTCATAGCTATGAGTTATTCTTCCCTACACTGGAAAGTCTTGAGATCGATGAGTTGTCTCCCCTTAACATGTCATTCTGCAAGGGCCTCACCTGCCTCCGAAGCCTAACGCTTACTTGGTTGGATGCAACGAGACTAACAGATGAGCAAGAGAGAGCACTTCTGCTCCTCAGGTCCCTGCAAGAGCTCTGCTTTCATGCTTGTACGCATCTCATACATCTTCCCACGGGGCTGCGGGGCCTCCCTTCCCTCAAGACATCGAAGATCATAAGTTGTGAAGATATCTCAGGGCTTCCAAATGAGGGCCTCCCACCTTTGCTGGAAGAACTGGTAATCAACGGTTGCAGCGTCGAGTTATCAGAACAATGCAGATTGCTAGCAACAAGCAAGCTGGAGGTCAAAATTGATGGGGACTATGTGAACTGA